In Bos indicus x Bos taurus breed Angus x Brahman F1 hybrid chromosome 23, Bos_hybrid_MaternalHap_v2.0, whole genome shotgun sequence, a single genomic region encodes these proteins:
- the LOC113881641 gene encoding putative olfactory receptor 2B8 has product MERANDSAFSGFILLGFSNQPQLETALFAVILIIYSLSCLGNGTIMLLSTMDPHLHTPMYFFLSNLSFMDLCLTTCTVPQTLANFKGKDKTITYGGCVAQLFIALGLGGVECVLLSVMAYDRYVAVCRPLHYMVIMHPQLCLQLVVTAWLTGFGNSVVQTALTMTLPLCGKNQVDHFFCEVPVMLKLACTNTSVNEAELFAVSTFFLVVPLSLILVSYGHITHAVLKIKSAQGRQKAFGTCGSHLMVVIIFFGTLISMYLQPPSSYSQDVNKSIALFYTLVTPLLNPLIYTLRNKEVKGALRRQMRRILDLRQS; this is encoded by the coding sequence ATGGAAAGAGCTAACGACAGCGCCTTCTCTGGATTCATTCTCCTGGGCTTCTCCAACCAGCCCCAGCTGGAAACGGCTCTCTTTGCGGTCATCCTGATCATCTACTCCTTGAGCTGTTTAGGCAATGGCACCATTATGCTTTTGTCAACCATGGATCCTCACCTCCACACCcctatgtacttcttcctctccaacctctCTTTTATGGATCTTTGTTTGACTACTTGCACTGTCCCTCAGACCCTGGCCAACTTTAAGGGGAAGGACAAGACCATCACCTATGGCGGCTGTGTGGCCCAGCTCTTCATTGCCTTGGGACTTGGGGGAGTAGAGTGTGTCCTCCTGTCtgtcatggcctatgaccgctatgtagCTGTGTGCCGTCCCCTCCACTACATGGTGATCATGCATCCCCAGCTTTGCTTGCAGCTGGTTGTAACTGCTTGGCTTACAGGCTTTGGCAATTCTGTAGTCCAGACAGCACTGACTATGACTCTTCCCCTCTGTGGTAAAAACCAAGTGGACCATTTCTTCTGTGAAGTTCCAGTGATGCTGAAACTGGCCTGCACCAACACCTCTGTCAATGAGGCTGAACTCTTTGCTGTCAGTACCTTCTTCTTGGTGGTGCCCCTGTCACTCATCTTAGTATCCTATGGTCACATTACCCATGCAGTCCTGAAGATAAAGTCGGCCCAAGGGAGACAGAAGGCTTTTGGAACCTGTGGTTCTCACCTAATGGtagtgattattttctttgggaCGCTCATCTCCATGTACCTTCAGCCTCCTTCCAGCTATTCACAGGATGTGAACAAAAGCATTGCACTGTTCTATACTCTGGTGACTCCCCTGCTTAATCCCCTGATTTACACTTTGAGAAACAAGGAAGTCAAAGGGGCACTAAGGAGACAAATGAGGAGAATCCTAGACTTGAGGCAGAGTTAA